From one Portunus trituberculatus isolate SZX2019 chromosome 30, ASM1759143v1, whole genome shotgun sequence genomic stretch:
- the LOC123510806 gene encoding sialin-like isoform X2, with product MCRGWRDQVEDGAGGGGGAAIPEDLTQPRARWVCLVPIRYMVVVLGLLGCMLDYLMRFGLSVAIIAMTNSTRPVSQNFTPDHACPAAVNGSDDIYPVGTGDFAWTVKEQGIILGTFFWGYFFTKTIGGRISELMGARETMAVSIWVSGVLCLLTPTMAAIHPLALATLRFAMGIMQGPAFPSLYCVLARWAPPEKLATMTTIAFSGMSLGSVIAMGSSQWVVDHLGWQWVFWGAGILGLIWTPFWIYFVRNSPCSHPLMSLQEQELLAPNLAIKPKRNVPWSRLLRCWRFYPAILAEFASSWLANQTTNQGPSFLKAQVGFTMGEVSFVLTVGQTCCWVTAFTFGQLSDWLVQGVHLKKVNARRVIHLIAMVMIVLGLGSVVLAGCHKWVVSAMMMITMMGSSATLSSFTLTPMDIAPNYAGTLSGMLGIGNIGGFLAPIIAAEIVTQTGGWEASMLVCGAVYFLAGVLYLVTATADVQEWNDYEELPSSDEGE from the exons ATGTGTCGTGGGTGGAGGGATCAGGTGGAggacggtgctggtggtggtggtggtgcggctaTTCCGGAGGACCTTACTCAGCCAC GGGCGCGATGGGTATGCTTGGTGCCCATCCGctacatggtggtggtgttgggtctGCTGGGCTGTATGTTGGACTACCTCATGAGATTTGGCCTCAGTGTTGCAATCATCGCCATGACCAACTCCACGCGCCCCGTCAGCCAGAACTTCACGCCCGACCACGCCTGTCCAGCAGCCGTCAATGGATCTGATGATATTTATCCAGTG GGCACTGGTGACTTTGCATGGACAGTGAAGGAGCAAGGGATTATCCTGGGTACCTTCTTCTGGGGCTACTTCTTCACCAAGACAATAG GAGGGCGCATTAGCGAGTTGATGGGTGCCCGGGAGACCATGGCGGTCAGCATTTGGGTGTCTGGAGTACTGTGCCTGCTGACACCCACCATGGCCGCCATCCACCCCTTGGCACTGGCCACACTGCGCTTCGCCATGGGCATCATGCAAGGCCctgctttcccctcactctactGTGTACTGGCCAGGTGGGCGCCTCCAGAGAAGCTAGCAACCATGACCACTATCGCCTTCTCAG GAATGTCACTCGGCAGTGTTATAGCCATGGGCAGCTCCCAGTGGGTGGTGGACCACCTGGGGTGGCAATGGGTCTTCTGGGGTGCCGGTATCCTTGGCCTCATATGGACACCCTTCTGGATCTACTTTGTACGCAACTCTCCATGCAGTCATCCGCTCATGTCTCTCCAGGAGCAGGAGTTGTTGGCACCAAACCTGGCCATCAAGCCCAAG cGCAACGTGCCTTGGAGTCGCCTTCTGCGGTGCTGGAGGTTCTATCCGGCCATCCTGGCAGAGTTTGCGTCTTCATGGCTTGCCAACCAGACCACCAATCAGGGCCCTTCTTTCCTCAAGGCACAG GTTGGCTTCACCATGGGAGAGGTGAGCTTTGTGCTGACAGTAGGACAGACCTGCTGCTGGGTGACTGCCTTCACTTTTGGTCAACTATCCGACTGGCTGGTGCAGGGCGTCCACCTCAAGAAGGTCAATGCACGGCGGGTCATTCACCTCATAG ctatggtgatgatagtgctgGGCCTGGGCAGTGTGGTGCTTGCTGGCTGCCATAAATGGGTTGTTTCTGCCATGATGATGATCACAATGATGGGTAGTTCagccaccctctcctccttcactctcactcctATGGACATAGCTCCAAACTATGCAG GAACACTGTCAGGCATGCTGGGTATTGGTAACATTGGAGGCTTTCTAGCACCAATTATAGCTGCTGAGATTGTCACACAG ACTGGTGGGTGGGAGGCATCCATGCTGGTGTGTGGAGCTGTGTACTTCCTGGCTGGGGTGTTGTACCTGGTCACTGCCACTGCTGACGTGCAGGAGTGGAATGACTATGAGGAACTCCCAAGCTCTGATGAAGGGGAATGA
- the LOC123510806 gene encoding sialin-like isoform X1, with protein MCRGWRDQVEDGAGGGGGAAIPEDLTQPRARWVCLVPIRYMVVVLGLLGCMLDYLMRFGLSVAIIAMTNSTRPVSQNFTPDHACPAAVNGSDDIYPVPTVLVTYVLATPQGTGDFAWTVKEQGIILGTFFWGYFFTKTIGGRISELMGARETMAVSIWVSGVLCLLTPTMAAIHPLALATLRFAMGIMQGPAFPSLYCVLARWAPPEKLATMTTIAFSGMSLGSVIAMGSSQWVVDHLGWQWVFWGAGILGLIWTPFWIYFVRNSPCSHPLMSLQEQELLAPNLAIKPKRNVPWSRLLRCWRFYPAILAEFASSWLANQTTNQGPSFLKAQVGFTMGEVSFVLTVGQTCCWVTAFTFGQLSDWLVQGVHLKKVNARRVIHLIAMVMIVLGLGSVVLAGCHKWVVSAMMMITMMGSSATLSSFTLTPMDIAPNYAGTLSGMLGIGNIGGFLAPIIAAEIVTQTGGWEASMLVCGAVYFLAGVLYLVTATADVQEWNDYEELPSSDEGE; from the exons ATGTGTCGTGGGTGGAGGGATCAGGTGGAggacggtgctggtggtggtggtggtgcggctaTTCCGGAGGACCTTACTCAGCCAC GGGCGCGATGGGTATGCTTGGTGCCCATCCGctacatggtggtggtgttgggtctGCTGGGCTGTATGTTGGACTACCTCATGAGATTTGGCCTCAGTGTTGCAATCATCGCCATGACCAACTCCACGCGCCCCGTCAGCCAGAACTTCACGCCCGACCACGCCTGTCCAGCAGCCGTCAATGGATCTGATGATATTTATCCAGTG cCTACAGTTTTAGTAACTTACGTCTTGGCCACACCTCAGGGCACTGGTGACTTTGCATGGACAGTGAAGGAGCAAGGGATTATCCTGGGTACCTTCTTCTGGGGCTACTTCTTCACCAAGACAATAG GAGGGCGCATTAGCGAGTTGATGGGTGCCCGGGAGACCATGGCGGTCAGCATTTGGGTGTCTGGAGTACTGTGCCTGCTGACACCCACCATGGCCGCCATCCACCCCTTGGCACTGGCCACACTGCGCTTCGCCATGGGCATCATGCAAGGCCctgctttcccctcactctactGTGTACTGGCCAGGTGGGCGCCTCCAGAGAAGCTAGCAACCATGACCACTATCGCCTTCTCAG GAATGTCACTCGGCAGTGTTATAGCCATGGGCAGCTCCCAGTGGGTGGTGGACCACCTGGGGTGGCAATGGGTCTTCTGGGGTGCCGGTATCCTTGGCCTCATATGGACACCCTTCTGGATCTACTTTGTACGCAACTCTCCATGCAGTCATCCGCTCATGTCTCTCCAGGAGCAGGAGTTGTTGGCACCAAACCTGGCCATCAAGCCCAAG cGCAACGTGCCTTGGAGTCGCCTTCTGCGGTGCTGGAGGTTCTATCCGGCCATCCTGGCAGAGTTTGCGTCTTCATGGCTTGCCAACCAGACCACCAATCAGGGCCCTTCTTTCCTCAAGGCACAG GTTGGCTTCACCATGGGAGAGGTGAGCTTTGTGCTGACAGTAGGACAGACCTGCTGCTGGGTGACTGCCTTCACTTTTGGTCAACTATCCGACTGGCTGGTGCAGGGCGTCCACCTCAAGAAGGTCAATGCACGGCGGGTCATTCACCTCATAG ctatggtgatgatagtgctgGGCCTGGGCAGTGTGGTGCTTGCTGGCTGCCATAAATGGGTTGTTTCTGCCATGATGATGATCACAATGATGGGTAGTTCagccaccctctcctccttcactctcactcctATGGACATAGCTCCAAACTATGCAG GAACACTGTCAGGCATGCTGGGTATTGGTAACATTGGAGGCTTTCTAGCACCAATTATAGCTGCTGAGATTGTCACACAG ACTGGTGGGTGGGAGGCATCCATGCTGGTGTGTGGAGCTGTGTACTTCCTGGCTGGGGTGTTGTACCTGGTCACTGCCACTGCTGACGTGCAGGAGTGGAATGACTATGAGGAACTCCCAAGCTCTGATGAAGGGGAATGA